A window of the Salvelinus alpinus chromosome 3, SLU_Salpinus.1, whole genome shotgun sequence genome harbors these coding sequences:
- the LOC139569766 gene encoding uncharacterized protein has translation MGTEYLECRICKRKLAGWSLDVLNQLDASHRSKFPAILTYRLSCDLKVVRLMRERTLGNSVTRLYNQLREQHSLTWMSRTLDYLSVCDHFVVPGAAPLRVTPPPPFLDVPSAQWLLTVHGYDVLFQLEDFKARVTSTFGSILKMDSTKKVTKKLAGAAQGTAAWATNMGNEYGQVLITVLTDSEGEGLLHMAAGLQQRYSRAGVAPPKLLYVDRDCCALMGKGKTAAMFSQWDELIVRLDVWHLIRRFARGVTTESHPLYALFLQRLTSCKLVWCADDVERLREAKRGELKESHITGLSDALVMKRISSKEMARHCRRRTSGAEETERLIGEQTPWASGSWTVTECRPSGRPRDNTWSAFRTPLVSASTPTRM, from the exons ATGGGGACAGAATACCTGGAGTGCCGCATCTGTAAGAGGAAGCTAGCAGGATGGTCGCTGGATGTCTTGAACCAGCTGGACGCAAGTCATCGCTCTAAGTTCCCAGCCATCTTGACTTACAG GCTGTCCTGTGACCTGAAGGTGGTCAGGCTGATGAGAGAGAGGACACTGGGGAACAGTGTGACCAGGCTGTACAATCAGCTGAGGGAGCAGCACAGCCTGACCTGGATGAGTCGGACCCTGGACTACCTGTCCGTCTGTGACCACTTTGTAGTCCCAGGTGCAGCACCGCTGAGggtaacacctcctcctccctttttGGATGTGCCCTCAGCCCAGTGGCTGCTGACTGTCCACGGCTACGACGTTCTGTTCCAGCTGGAGGACTTCAAGGCCAGAGTCACCTCCACCTTTGGGTCCATCCTGAAGATGGATTCAACCAAGAAG GTGACCAAGAAACTAGCTGGGGCAGCACAAGGGACAGCAGCGTGGGCCACAAACATGGGCAATGAGTACGGCCAGGTGCTCATTACGGTCCTCACTGACAGCGAAGGAGAGGGCCTGCTCCACATGGCAGCTGGCCTCCAGCAGCGCTACAGCAGAGCTGGAGTGGCACCTCCCAAGCTGCTCTATGTCGACCGGGACTGCTGCGCCCTGATGGGAAAGGGGAAGACGGCAGCCATGTTCAGCCAGTGGGATGAGCTCATCGTCCGGCTGGATGTGTGGCACCTCATCCGTCGTTTTGCTCGGGGAGTGACCACAGAGAGCCATCCTCTGTATGCTCTCTTTTTGCAGCGGCTCACCTCCTGCAAGTTGGTGTGGTGTGCAGATGATGTGGAGCGCCTGCGGGAGGCCAAGCGAGGGGAACTCAAGGAGAGCCACATCACGGGGCTCAGCGATGCACTGGTGATGAAAAGAATCAGCTCGAAGGAGATGGCTCGGCACTGTCGTCGCCGCACGAGCGGGGCGGAGGAGACCGAGCGTCTCATCGGGGAGCAGACACCATGGGCATCCGGCTCCTGGACCGTGACAGAATGCAGGCCATCTGGCAGACCCAGAGACAACACCTGGTCTGCATTCAGGACCCCCCTGGTGTCAGCATCTACACCAACAAGGATGTGA